A single genomic interval of Natronolimnobius sp. AArcel1 harbors:
- a CDS encoding L-threonylcarbamoyladenylate synthase, with amino-acid sequence MNANDASDDRAIARAADALDDGDLVVYPTETVYGLAANALESAAVERVFEVKGRDWDKPVSLAVPTFETALEAGYIEATERERAFADRFLPGPVTLLCERTTVVPDVLTAGRERVGIRVPDCEPALALLEAADCPITSTSANVSGQPSARTVDEIDERVRDEAVVLDGGETPGTESTVVDLSSETIHRRGALADEIETWLEGEDGEGR; translated from the coding sequence ATGAACGCGAACGACGCCAGTGACGACCGCGCGATTGCGCGCGCAGCGGATGCACTCGACGATGGCGACCTCGTTGTCTACCCGACCGAAACCGTCTACGGCCTCGCCGCGAACGCACTCGAGTCGGCGGCCGTCGAACGGGTCTTCGAGGTGAAAGGTCGGGACTGGGACAAACCGGTCTCGCTCGCCGTCCCGACGTTCGAGACGGCGCTCGAGGCGGGCTATATCGAGGCAACTGAGCGCGAGCGGGCCTTCGCCGACCGGTTTCTTCCGGGTCCAGTCACGCTCCTCTGTGAACGGACAACTGTCGTCCCCGATGTGCTGACCGCCGGCCGAGAGCGAGTCGGGATTCGCGTGCCGGACTGCGAGCCAGCACTTGCTCTGCTCGAGGCCGCAGACTGTCCGATCACGTCGACGAGCGCCAACGTCAGCGGCCAGCCAAGTGCACGGACGGTCGACGAAATCGACGAGCGAGTCCGGGACGAGGCGGTCGTCCTCGACGGCGGTGAAACGCCGGGTACTGAGAGTACGGTTGTCGACCTCTCGAGCGAGACGATTCACCGTCGCGGCGCGCTCGCTGACGAAATTGAGACGTGGCTCGAGGGTGAAGACGGCGAAGGACGGTAA
- a CDS encoding glutathione S-transferase N-terminal domain-containing protein gives MGDAETSITFYRLQGCPYCERVARLLGELDLASQSRFVEPLHSKRNAVKRVAGVRTVPVIVDENTGVTMAESGNIVDYLEATYGGDSDADSEAAAAGGDD, from the coding sequence ATGGGAGATGCCGAGACTTCGATCACGTTCTATCGGCTGCAAGGGTGTCCGTACTGTGAGCGAGTTGCCCGCCTGCTCGGCGAGTTGGACCTCGCCTCTCAGTCGCGTTTCGTCGAGCCGTTGCACTCGAAACGCAACGCCGTCAAGCGCGTCGCTGGCGTACGAACGGTGCCGGTAATCGTCGACGAGAACACCGGCGTCACGATGGCCGAAAGCGGAAACATCGTCGACTATCTCGAGGCGACCTACGGCGGCGATTCGGACGCCGACTCCGAGGCGGCAGCCGCCGGAGGTGACGACTAA
- a CDS encoding amidohydrolase family protein, protein MNEPDTETDSSVSRRNYLGLSGGALAALSFAGIGSANEGNPGRGRGRGQGSGHGNGLEHGRQLIENGTIVTVDEEYGILENASLLVDNGRIEEIGHDIDAPGAETIDASDSIVFPGFVNSHHHTWQAGVRGVAGDWSFMEYLETMLGEISSHYTPNDVYLGNLFGALEQLNAGTTTVMDWFHVANSPGHTNRAIDALEDAGIRAVFAHGTPGDDNETWWDESTEPHPDDIRRVHDERFADADDDDLLTLAMGIRGPDYSSDEVVTHDIELARELDIPASMHIGSLGPGGVETLAELDLLGDDLNYVHGNRLTDEEFELIGDSGGSVSITPEVEMQMGMGMPPLRETLEGGAIPSIGVDIVSNVSGDMFTQTRTALQTQRALDNQPTVEAGEQVMELSLTAHDALEFATIEGARALGLADEVGSLTPGKRADIAMIRTDDINTVPSHNPVETIVFQSGVENIDTVLVDGEIVKRDGDLHNQTGRRHQHQLIQSGRRVLEQSGLLENE, encoded by the coding sequence ATGAACGAACCTGACACCGAAACCGACTCGAGCGTCTCGCGGCGGAACTACCTCGGACTCAGCGGCGGCGCACTGGCGGCGCTTTCCTTTGCCGGCATTGGCAGCGCCAACGAGGGCAATCCCGGGCGCGGACGCGGTCGTGGACAGGGATCGGGCCACGGAAACGGACTCGAGCACGGACGCCAGCTGATCGAAAACGGCACAATCGTCACCGTCGACGAGGAGTACGGCATTCTCGAGAACGCGAGCCTGTTGGTCGACAATGGCCGAATCGAGGAGATCGGTCACGATATCGACGCACCAGGCGCGGAGACCATCGACGCGAGCGACTCCATCGTCTTCCCCGGCTTCGTCAACTCCCACCACCACACCTGGCAGGCTGGCGTCCGCGGCGTCGCCGGCGACTGGTCGTTCATGGAGTACCTCGAGACGATGCTCGGCGAGATCAGCAGCCACTACACGCCCAACGACGTCTACCTGGGCAATCTCTTTGGCGCACTCGAGCAGTTGAACGCGGGGACAACGACCGTGATGGACTGGTTCCACGTCGCCAACTCGCCCGGCCACACGAACCGGGCAATCGACGCGCTTGAGGACGCGGGCATCCGTGCCGTCTTCGCCCACGGGACGCCAGGCGACGACAACGAGACGTGGTGGGACGAGAGCACGGAACCGCACCCAGACGATATCCGCCGCGTGCACGACGAGCGATTCGCCGACGCCGATGACGACGACCTGCTCACGCTCGCGATGGGGATTCGTGGCCCCGACTACTCGAGCGACGAGGTCGTCACTCACGATATCGAACTCGCGCGCGAACTCGATATCCCCGCCTCGATGCACATCGGCTCGCTCGGTCCCGGCGGCGTCGAGACGCTCGCGGAACTCGATCTCTTGGGCGACGATCTGAACTACGTCCACGGCAACCGCCTCACTGACGAGGAGTTCGAACTGATCGGCGACTCCGGTGGCTCCGTCTCGATCACGCCCGAAGTCGAGATGCAGATGGGGATGGGCATGCCCCCGCTCCGAGAGACGCTCGAGGGCGGCGCAATCCCGTCGATTGGCGTCGACATCGTCTCGAACGTCAGCGGCGACATGTTCACCCAGACCCGCACGGCGCTCCAGACCCAGCGCGCACTCGACAACCAGCCGACCGTCGAAGCCGGCGAACAGGTCATGGAACTCTCGCTGACCGCTCACGACGCCCTCGAGTTCGCGACGATTGAGGGTGCCCGCGCGCTCGGCCTCGCGGACGAGGTCGGCTCGCTAACGCCCGGAAAGCGTGCGGATATCGCCATGATTCGAACGGACGACATCAACACGGTGCCGTCTCACAACCCAGTCGAGACGATTGTCTTCCAGTCCGGCGTCGAGAACATCGACACCGTGCTGGTCGACGGAGAGATCGTCAAACGCGATGGCGACCTCCACAACCAGACCGGCCGACGACACCAGCACCAACTCATCCAGTCCGGCCGCCGCGTCCTCGAGCAAAGCGGCCTCCTCGAGAACGAATAA
- a CDS encoding hemolysin family protein, which translates to MALSLLFEAVLAAPELSVVGLELEDSTITILGVVAVTVLILLSGFFSSSEIAMFNLPKHRLEGMVEEGLKDATLVKELKDDPHRLLVTILVGNNIVNIAMSSIATALLGLYFGGLTAVVLATFGITAVVLLFGESVPKSYAVENTDSWSRRIAKPLKATEYLLYPLIVLFDYLTRQVNRLIGSSGAIESPYVTRDEIQEMIESGEREGVLEEEEHEMLTRIFRFNNTIVKEVMTPRLDMTAVPKDASIDEAIETCIQSGHARIPVYEGSLDNVQGVVHIRDLVRDLNYGETEAEDLDLADLIQPTLHVPESKNVDELLTEMRENRMHMAIVIDEFGTTEGLVTMEDMVEEIIGEILEGGEEQPIEEIDDRTVLVRGEVNIEDVNEAMEIDLPEGEEFETLAGFIFNRAGRLVEEGEEITYDGVRISVEDVENTRIMMARLRKLEDDLTAEADDTDSESDDTADQTRR; encoded by the coding sequence ATGGCGTTATCTCTGCTGTTCGAGGCCGTGCTTGCTGCTCCCGAGCTATCAGTAGTCGGGCTCGAACTCGAGGATTCGACGATCACGATCCTCGGCGTAGTCGCAGTTACCGTTCTCATCTTGCTGTCTGGCTTCTTCTCCTCGTCAGAAATTGCGATGTTCAACCTCCCGAAACACCGACTCGAGGGGATGGTCGAGGAGGGACTCAAAGATGCCACCCTCGTCAAGGAACTCAAAGACGACCCACACCGACTGCTTGTGACGATTTTGGTTGGGAATAACATCGTCAATATTGCGATGTCCTCGATTGCAACCGCCCTGCTTGGCCTCTACTTCGGCGGGCTGACGGCCGTCGTGCTGGCAACCTTTGGTATCACTGCCGTTGTCCTCCTGTTCGGTGAAAGCGTCCCAAAATCCTACGCGGTCGAAAACACCGATTCGTGGTCCCGTCGGATTGCAAAGCCGCTGAAAGCGACAGAGTACCTGCTCTACCCGCTGATCGTGCTCTTTGATTATCTTACCAGGCAGGTAAATCGGCTCATCGGGTCCTCGGGGGCGATTGAGTCACCCTACGTCACCCGCGACGAAATTCAGGAGATGATCGAATCCGGGGAGCGAGAGGGCGTCCTCGAGGAAGAAGAACACGAGATGCTGACCCGCATCTTTCGGTTCAACAACACCATCGTCAAGGAGGTCATGACGCCGCGACTCGACATGACCGCGGTGCCAAAAGACGCGAGTATCGACGAGGCCATCGAGACCTGTATCCAGAGCGGCCACGCCCGCATTCCGGTCTACGAGGGCAGCCTCGACAACGTGCAGGGCGTCGTCCATATCCGCGATCTCGTCCGTGATCTCAACTACGGCGAAACCGAAGCCGAAGACCTCGACCTCGCAGATCTCATCCAGCCGACGCTGCACGTCCCCGAATCGAAAAACGTCGACGAACTCCTGACGGAGATGCGCGAAAACCGGATGCACATGGCCATCGTTATCGACGAATTCGGCACCACGGAGGGACTCGTGACGATGGAGGACATGGTCGAAGAGATCATCGGCGAGATCCTCGAGGGCGGCGAGGAACAGCCCATCGAGGAAATCGACGACCGCACCGTCCTCGTCCGCGGCGAGGTCAACATCGAAGACGTCAACGAGGCCATGGAGATCGACCTTCCAGAAGGCGAGGAGTTCGAAACGCTCGCCGGCTTCATCTTCAATCGTGCTGGCCGCCTCGTCGAAGAGGGTGAAGAGATCACCTACGACGGCGTCCGGATCAGCGTCGAAGATGTCGAAAACACGCGAATCATGATGGCCAGATTGCGAAAACTCGAGGACGATCTCACGGCTGAGGCGGACGACACTGATTCGGAAAGTGACGATACTGCGGATCAGACGCGTCGGTAG
- a CDS encoding inorganic phosphate transporter, with protein sequence MVDPATIATFLVAALASLFMAWAIGAGSSGSTPFAPAVGANAISVMRAGFLVGLLGFAGAVLQGANVSEAVGNDLIGGVVLSAPAATIALVIAAALVAIGVFAGYPIATAFTVTGAVIGVGLAMGGDPAWPKYIEIATLWILTPFVGGGLAYAIARLLRTEPISEEALIMILAAFVGVLIANIEFAILGSADAGGASIAQAISEPLPIPELAGIVAVTAVMAAAWAGAIGLDLRVGTERGERHFLLILGALVAFSAGGSQVGLAIGPLIPLSGDLEIPLLALLFGGGFGLLLGSWTGAPRMIKAISQDYSSLGPRRSIAALIPSFLIAQTAVLYGIPVSFNEIIVSSIIGSGYAAAGAGGGVSARKMGYTVLAWIGSLAGSIIISFVGFYGLDMLLL encoded by the coding sequence ATGGTCGATCCCGCGACGATTGCAACGTTTCTCGTAGCCGCGCTCGCCAGCCTCTTTATGGCCTGGGCAATCGGCGCTGGCTCGAGTGGCTCGACTCCGTTTGCACCGGCTGTCGGGGCGAATGCGATTTCGGTGATGCGAGCCGGTTTTCTTGTCGGACTCCTCGGGTTTGCGGGGGCAGTGTTACAGGGTGCGAACGTCTCCGAGGCGGTCGGAAACGACCTGATCGGTGGCGTCGTGCTGTCGGCACCGGCGGCGACGATTGCACTCGTCATCGCGGCGGCACTGGTTGCGATTGGGGTGTTCGCGGGCTACCCGATCGCAACGGCGTTTACAGTCACCGGTGCAGTGATCGGCGTTGGCCTCGCAATGGGTGGTGATCCAGCGTGGCCGAAGTACATCGAAATCGCCACGTTATGGATTCTGACGCCGTTTGTCGGCGGCGGACTCGCCTACGCAATTGCCCGACTGTTACGAACGGAACCAATTTCCGAAGAGGCGCTGATCATGATTCTCGCTGCCTTCGTCGGTGTGCTCATCGCAAACATCGAGTTTGCCATCCTGGGCTCCGCCGATGCCGGGGGCGCGTCGATTGCCCAGGCAATCAGCGAGCCCCTCCCGATTCCCGAACTCGCCGGCATCGTCGCCGTCACCGCAGTGATGGCCGCTGCCTGGGCCGGGGCGATTGGCCTCGACCTTCGCGTCGGTACTGAACGCGGCGAGCGACATTTTCTGTTGATTCTCGGCGCACTGGTCGCGTTCTCCGCCGGCGGGAGCCAGGTCGGACTGGCGATTGGGCCGCTGATCCCGCTCTCCGGTGACCTCGAGATTCCACTGCTCGCACTGTTGTTTGGTGGCGGATTCGGACTCCTCCTTGGTTCGTGGACCGGCGCGCCACGGATGATCAAGGCAATCTCGCAGGACTACTCCTCGCTCGGACCGCGCCGCTCTATCGCCGCGCTCATTCCGTCGTTTCTCATCGCCCAGACGGCCGTTCTTTACGGCATTCCCGTCTCCTTTAACGAGATTATCGTCAGTTCGATCATCGGCAGCGGCTATGCGGCGGCCGGTGCCGGTGGCGGCGTCAGCGCCCGCAAAATGGGCTACACCGTCCTCGCGTGGATCGGCTCGCTCGCCGGCTCGATCATCATCTCGTTCGTCGGGTTCTACGGACTCGATATGCTCTTGTTGTAG
- a CDS encoding mannonate dehydratase, protein MDPTVMLPPKPDERWTIAKQLGLETAVVRFWGHDGEWWDYETLMQTTTRFADHGFSLDVVEDRPPMNKTVLGEEGRDEEIETVKTLIENMGRLGIDTYCWVWTENPVGVIRTSDSMPGRGGSQRIGYDNEWMDRAPDHPAADITEEELWNNLEYFLNEVMPVAEEYGVNLALHPDDPPRSPVRGVPRIVKSVEDYRRILDLHDSPRHGVTFCQGNFAAMGADIPETIREFGDRIHFIHFRDVEGDADSFVETWHDDGPTDMRAAMDAYQDAGFDGPIRPDHVPRMVGEDDREDAMSGYTDMGRLFSIGYIKGLLE, encoded by the coding sequence ATGGATCCAACCGTAATGCTGCCGCCAAAGCCGGACGAGCGCTGGACGATTGCCAAGCAACTCGGCCTCGAGACGGCCGTCGTCCGCTTTTGGGGGCACGACGGCGAGTGGTGGGACTACGAGACACTCATGCAGACGACGACGCGATTTGCCGACCACGGCTTCTCACTCGATGTCGTCGAGGATCGCCCGCCGATGAACAAGACAGTACTCGGTGAGGAGGGTCGCGACGAGGAGATCGAGACCGTCAAAACGCTCATCGAGAACATGGGCCGACTCGGCATCGACACCTACTGCTGGGTCTGGACCGAGAACCCAGTCGGCGTCATCCGCACCTCCGATTCGATGCCCGGCCGCGGCGGCTCCCAGCGTATCGGCTACGACAACGAGTGGATGGACCGCGCACCCGACCATCCCGCAGCCGACATCACCGAAGAAGAACTCTGGAACAACCTCGAGTACTTCCTCAACGAAGTGATGCCCGTCGCAGAAGAGTACGGCGTTAACCTCGCGCTGCACCCTGACGACCCGCCACGCTCGCCGGTTCGTGGCGTCCCGCGTATCGTCAAATCTGTTGAGGACTACCGCCGGATTCTCGACCTCCACGACAGCCCACGCCACGGCGTGACCTTCTGTCAGGGTAACTTCGCCGCGATGGGTGCGGACATCCCCGAGACGATCCGCGAGTTCGGCGACCGCATCCACTTCATCCACTTCCGCGATGTCGAAGGCGACGCCGACTCGTTCGTTGAAACGTGGCACGACGACGGCCCAACGGACATGCGCGCCGCGATGGACGCCTATCAGGACGCTGGCTTCGACGGCCCGATTCGACCCGACCACGTCCCACGGATGGTCGGCGAGGACGACCGCGAGGACGCCATGTCCGGCTACACCGACATGGGCCGCCTGTTCTCAATTGGGTACATTAAGGGCCTGCTCGAGTAG
- a CDS encoding DUF2892 domain-containing protein: MDKNVGGYDRPLRFLLGAALLTYGYQNRDRTIGTLAFVAGSDIFATAIIQRCPLNALFGIDTCGEE; encoded by the coding sequence ATGGACAAAAACGTCGGCGGCTACGACCGGCCGCTGCGATTTCTCCTCGGCGCGGCGTTGCTTACGTACGGCTATCAGAACCGAGATCGGACGATTGGGACGCTCGCGTTCGTCGCCGGGAGCGACATTTTCGCGACTGCGATCATCCAGCGGTGTCCGTTGAACGCGCTGTTCGGGATCGACACCTGCGGCGAGGAGTAG
- a CDS encoding redoxin domain-containing protein, with protein sequence MPEFDVVDLEPASHPEPGEDAPAFTRPLVTDEFWEDRSLSSVVTESERTILVFTPMIGSFLATYIWDELRERGWSGADGTQLVGVSAANPYTVTRFLEDNDLEVRLFADPANDVARAYGVEHDVDGMAGISEPRPAIIALDSDGTVEHAWAAEEWPEFPDYDALESELNLDLE encoded by the coding sequence ATGCCGGAATTCGACGTCGTCGACCTCGAGCCGGCGTCTCACCCCGAACCCGGCGAGGACGCACCTGCGTTCACCCGACCGCTCGTGACCGACGAGTTCTGGGAGGACCGCTCGCTGTCGTCGGTAGTCACCGAGTCTGAGCGGACAATTCTCGTCTTCACGCCGATGATCGGCTCGTTTCTCGCGACCTACATTTGGGATGAACTGCGCGAGCGGGGCTGGAGCGGCGCTGACGGAACTCAACTCGTCGGCGTCTCGGCTGCGAACCCCTACACCGTCACACGATTTCTCGAGGACAATGACCTCGAGGTGCGGCTCTTCGCGGACCCGGCGAACGACGTGGCACGCGCCTACGGCGTCGAACACGATGTCGACGGCATGGCGGGAATTAGCGAGCCGCGACCCGCGATCATCGCGCTCGATTCGGACGGCACCGTCGAGCACGCCTGGGCCGCAGAGGAGTGGCCGGAGTTTCCCGACTACGACGCACTCGAGTCTGAACTGAATCTCGATCTCGAGTAG
- a CDS encoding helix-turn-helix transcriptional regulator: protein MTGFDPAPESDAATQRWQTGTDTFGRVYNVALGVTSPTAYTEVATLADCSPNAAKKHLERLAEMGIVRADSDSRPAQYERNDGYLEWQDASRIADELTTDEIIDRVATLEAERAAYEDQFGTTDPTTVSVFDDDDHDHDDHDHHAVHERMTAISEWQGIIREIRLYELARQLAENDGHLLPA from the coding sequence ATGACTGGGTTCGATCCCGCTCCAGAATCCGACGCTGCCACACAGCGGTGGCAAACGGGCACGGATACGTTCGGTCGGGTCTACAATGTCGCGCTCGGCGTTACCTCACCTACCGCGTACACCGAGGTCGCCACTCTCGCAGACTGCTCTCCAAACGCTGCCAAGAAGCATCTCGAGCGGTTGGCCGAGATGGGGATCGTTCGCGCAGATAGCGACAGTCGCCCTGCCCAGTACGAACGCAATGACGGCTATCTCGAGTGGCAAGATGCCAGCCGGATTGCCGACGAACTCACGACAGACGAGATCATTGATCGCGTGGCGACGCTGGAAGCGGAACGTGCGGCGTACGAGGACCAGTTTGGAACGACCGACCCGACGACGGTCTCCGTGTTCGACGACGACGACCACGACCACGACGACCACGATCACCACGCCGTCCACGAGCGAATGACGGCGATCTCCGAGTGGCAGGGAATTATTCGTGAGATCCGGCTGTACGAACTCGCTCGACAGCTCGCAGAGAACGACGGGCATTTGCTTCCAGCCTGA
- the upp gene encoding uracil phosphoribosyltransferase — translation MTIEDRDDAYLVTHALAKHTLSQLRDVETEQVSFRKGLVKLGRICGYEIIDGRMETEYVEIDTPLEPTMGEQVRGLDDVVIINVLRAATPFVEGLLKAFPRARQGVISASRNEEAGREEDGSFPITVDYVKLPEITEDDTVIIADPMLATGSTMCTVLEHVIENSPDPENMIVLSAVSAPEGLLRVDSEFSDVDLLTVSIDDRLDDDGFIVPGLGDAGDRAFRTT, via the coding sequence ATGACCATCGAAGACCGGGATGACGCGTATCTGGTCACGCACGCGCTCGCAAAACACACGCTCTCGCAGCTTCGCGATGTCGAGACCGAGCAGGTGAGCTTCCGCAAGGGCCTCGTCAAACTCGGGCGCATCTGTGGCTACGAAATCATCGACGGCCGCATGGAAACCGAATACGTCGAGATCGACACCCCACTCGAGCCCACGATGGGCGAGCAGGTCCGCGGACTCGACGACGTCGTAATCATCAATGTCTTGCGCGCGGCGACGCCGTTCGTCGAAGGACTGTTGAAGGCGTTCCCACGCGCCCGCCAGGGTGTCATCAGCGCGAGCCGCAACGAAGAAGCCGGCCGCGAAGAGGATGGCTCGTTCCCGATCACTGTCGACTACGTGAAACTGCCCGAGATCACCGAAGACGACACCGTCATCATCGCCGATCCGATGCTCGCGACCGGCTCAACGATGTGTACCGTCCTCGAGCACGTCATCGAGAACTCGCCCGATCCGGAGAACATGATCGTCCTCTCGGCGGTCTCGGCACCCGAGGGCCTGCTTCGCGTCGACAGCGAGTTCAGCGACGTCGACCTGCTGACGGTCTCGATTGACGACCGACTCGACGACGACGGCTTCATCGTGCCGGGGCTGGGCGACGCTGGCGACCGAGCGTTCCGGACGACCTGA
- a CDS encoding DUF5828 family protein: protein MEESISGFKVRGDWGDVVEHGERITHALRDAGTHDEAALEDASLVDAYEEWDEWRPKAHETLESDVSEKTSEQASVEEGKGEKAGKNPDEDIKTAGEKLSESYEQLEGDDPNAAMDNWKESIDYVARAADSASRKALRRVEDTVYQNVMTQLAPYYFDNELVSANIQQSARGFDNGEQFVFEVNVNDDELKDHVSDRLSEYDDEIDRWHVAVEKDTDAAEAIEGAEPPPEPDEESQSTTN from the coding sequence ATGGAAGAGAGTATCTCGGGATTCAAGGTCCGCGGTGACTGGGGTGACGTCGTCGAACACGGCGAACGTATCACACATGCCCTTCGGGACGCTGGGACCCACGATGAGGCCGCTCTCGAGGATGCGTCCCTCGTTGACGCCTACGAGGAGTGGGACGAATGGCGACCGAAGGCACACGAAACCCTCGAGAGCGATGTCAGCGAGAAGACGTCAGAGCAAGCCAGCGTCGAGGAAGGAAAAGGCGAAAAAGCTGGCAAGAACCCGGACGAGGACATCAAGACAGCTGGTGAGAAGCTTTCAGAGTCGTACGAACAACTCGAGGGGGACGACCCGAATGCGGCTATGGATAACTGGAAAGAGTCAATCGATTACGTCGCGCGCGCGGCCGACTCGGCCAGTCGCAAGGCGCTCCGGCGCGTCGAGGACACGGTGTATCAGAACGTGATGACCCAACTCGCACCCTACTATTTCGATAACGAGTTGGTCAGTGCGAATATCCAGCAATCGGCTCGCGGGTTCGACAACGGCGAGCAGTTTGTCTTCGAGGTCAACGTCAACGACGACGAACTGAAAGACCACGTCTCCGATCGACTCAGCGAGTACGACGACGAGATCGATCGCTGGCACGTTGCCGTCGAGAAGGACACTGACGCAGCCGAAGCAATCGAAGGCGCGGAGCCGCCGCCAGAGCCCGACGAAGAGTCGCAGTCGACGACGAACTAA